The genomic region gaagtagtggtgcacaGGGTAAAGGACGGTGTTGACGAGGCGTCGcgccgggtttgccaagcccgggggcACATCATGGAcaaaggcacgcatcggtgttgccagcactggGCATGCATAGACGAacaaagacgaagttgacgaagcgtcgcaccaggcttgccaggcccggggacacgttgTGGAtggcatcggtgttgccagcaccgggcatgcgtagacgagggacctgcacgagctgtacgccatgtcgaagaagtcggagggccagcagagaagaactcgatgaTGATTGCGCcgtccatcggcgcggggccgatgtcaccaacggtggtagGGGTAGAtggcggcgacgctggcgacggacTGGTGATTGGACAAAGACGAAGGGATGGACGGGCGGCAGCGGTGGCTACGGAGGTAGCGGCagcggagctgcggcggcggcggctaagttAGTAGTGCgatggcggtgctcgaagtaggtgaGGAACCCGACAGCgggacgaagaccggcgcggacgatgGCGTTCCCGCGTCAAGGGAGGCGGTGCGGCGCATACGACGAGAAGTCGACGTGCGGGGACGGCGGTGGACCACGGACCGcgacgctacggcccgaaggggcgacgcagcggcggcgggcaggtcagGACGACGGCGgaaagacctcggggcggcggcggggaccatgGGTCGTGGCGCTACAGCCCAAAGGGGCAGTGCAGCCTCTGAGTGCGGGTCGGTGCAACTGCGGGGACGACCTCGGGACAGCGGCCGGGACCGCCATTActgcccgaaggggcgacgcagcagcGACACACGAGTCAAATGCAGCCGCAAGGAGAACCACGGGGCGACGGCGTTGTGGCCCGATGTGGCGACACATCGGCAGCctgatgctcgatcggtggaggggcgCGCTGAATTCGGGACGGTCTTCACGAGGCCTGCGGGGGCGTGCGCAACCGACGGGCCAGGCCGGTCGCATGGCGTAGCTGAGGCGGATTGCGGCGGtgggcgggtgatcaatccgatcatgcgcgaggtcggggacgccggtAGGTGGAGGCGGGGTGGTGGCAGAGTCCGAGATCGTCGGGCGGGCCGACGCGCGCACGGTGGCTATGATGGGCTGCCGCTTGGCGCGAGGCCGCCAGGTGGGGGCGATGCAGGGCGGCGACAGtcggcgtagatcgacgggcgaGCCGGCGCGCAGACGGCGGATGGAAGGCTACCGGGTCAGGGCGATGGGCGGGCAGATGCGTAGACGACGACCGTTAGAGGCCGTCTATCGCGCAAGATCGCCTggtcggtgaataagtcattcacgtagttcTAAGTCATCGATTTGATGAATTAAATATATTTTATATGTTATGAAAAATATATTACTAGATTTCTATACAgttgtagtttctaaatatatattttttgtcacatataatacatatttagatagttaaatcgtcgaTCTAGAACAATGCGAATAACTTATTCACCGACACGAAGGTAGTACTTCTTAATATTCATATACTTGACAGATTAGATTGTTGGACACGTACCGCCAGAAGAGATTCCGGCGAAAAGTGCCTTTTAGGAGCATATGCATATGATGATTGGGTTGCGGTTGCAAGGCGTTAGTTTCTAGTAGTACTTGCGAATCTTATCAGCCGTCCTTCTGCAGTACTGTAGTAAAATCGACCGAGCAAAGCATATGCATGCACCCATCATTCCATGCAGACCAGTCGACATTAAATTAACTGTGTCCTAATATATACTTATAGTACACTTGAGATGCTGCATCAGTAATACAGTACTCTTGAGTATAGTTTTAGCAGGCCAAGAAGGGATGGGTCCCTGGTGATCCTTATTCTGGAGACAGGGCACGGCCATGAGAAGAGATGCTCTCCCTACTCTATACATGcatgctagtactcctagtaaaATTTACACAAACTAATTAGTGGTACCGAGTACTTGGTCATTAGTTGGGGACTATAAATAGCATCGGTACTAGTCCAGTAGTCGCACGAGTTGATCAGCCATAACCaagaaggcggaggaggaggaggaggaggagatcaatGGAGGTGCACTGCAGCAGCGACATGGAGGAGAACAAGCAGCACATCTGGAAGAAGATGTCAACTGCAAAGCAGTACAAGGACGGCCGGCTGCCGGGCAAGGAGACGCCGGAGAAAAGAGGAAGCCAGGGGCGGAGGAGAGAACTGAGGCGGTCGGCATCTTTGCCCGTGCGGGTGGCGAGCGCGGCGAGGGAGCAGCGGGCGAGGCTCTACATCATGCGTCGCTGCGTCTCCATGCTCGTCTCCTCATGCTGGAAGAACTACCCATAAATTCTCTTCTGTTTCTGGGCCTGGCCTCGTAATCTGTAGTACTTCTGTCTCTTTTTTCTGGACTTtcctttttttagattttttcTGGACTTTCCTTTGCCACTACACAGATGGCCCTGGTGACTTCAAAGAGATGGGCCTAGATCTTACCACTTGTAATTCGGCCATCCAGAAAGTCAGCCCTTTCTATCCTCTTGGGCCGCCtcgttcctttctttttatttactGGAAAATAAATAAGAGTGTATAGAAGCGCAAAGAGGAAATCCCATGCAAAACGACCGCTGGCCTCACTCCATTGTTGTTACTAGCAAATATCAAATATGCCTGTGTGTTGCAACGGAAGACAAAAAAGATTATGTGTAagccaaataagtatgactcaGTACCCTTACATAGGAGCGTCCTCAATTTTAACATTGCGGCTCACCATGTTGCCACTTATATTTCTTTCCACCCTCGCTGATGATGGTCGTGATGTCCACATGATTAAAATGCATTCGATGTGGTAAATTCCAAGGCTATGAGCTTGCCACTACACGCCACACATGTCATTATGTTTCGCAAGGgattgtttaaaactttaaaaaaaatCTCATCGGGCACGAACTACTCCCAACGCCTAGACATATAAAGACTTTTGAAAAACTAAACAAATCCCAGATATAAATGACTTTTGAATtggtgaacaattttttgaatcgacaaacatttttttatttttagattaTCTCAAAAAAAATCACGAACATTATTtttatttatgatttttttttgaaatgcatgaacaacTTATGAAATCATGAAAAAATATTTACTCAATTTTTTTTGAATCTATGAGGTTTTTTAAAAATTAGCGAACAAATTATAAAATTTTAAAATTTCTGTGAATATTTTCTAATGTTTTATGGACATTTTTTAGATTTCAGAATATGTTTTGGATACACTGTCATTTGATTTTATTTCTCGACCTTTTTTccaactcatgaatattttttataatttgcgagCGGTTTTGCAAAACCACTAACATTTTTCGAATCCGCAAAAAAATTATGATTTCCTAAACATTTTTTTAGTTCacatacattttatgatttcttgaGCATGTTTTTGAAAACTTGCAACTTTTAAATTTTGGAAATCCAGAATCTATttaaagaaagaaaacagaattaagaaaagtaaagtaaaaacaaaacGAAAAAAAGTTATGGAGTCTACCccgcacctgggccggcccatgaacacATAAGTGGGGAGGACTTGCGTTAGAAAAGGGATgaaaaactaatcaaatcctagacataaaaGACTTTTCAATCAGTGAACTGTTTTTTTGAATCGACAAACTATTTTTATTGAGATTTTCGATTTTCTCAAAAAAATATCATGAACATTATTTTTGTTTACGAACATTTTATTAATTGTACAAAcagtttttgaaatcatgaacctTTTTTACTCAACAAAGTTGTTTTGAATCTATGAGGTTTTCTAAAATTAGGGAACaaattttaaaatcttaaaatttcttcaacattttctaaaattttatGGACATTTTTTCAGATTCCCGAATATGTTTTGAATAtacgatcatttgattttatttccCGACCATTGTTTCCAAATCAAAGATATTATAATTTGCAAATAGTTTTCCAAAACCACCAACATTTTCGAATCACGAAAATATTATGATTTCCCaatatttttttgaattcacatacattttatgatttctcaatcATGTTTTTGAAAACTCGCAACTTTTAAAAATATGGAAATCCCGAATTTGTTTAAAGAAGGAAGAAAacagaataagaaaagaaaaaaaaccaaaTGAAAAAAAGTTAGGGAGTCAAccccgcacatgggccggcccatgaacacATAAGTGGGGAGGACTTGCTTTAGAAAGGGATGAAAAACTAACCAAATCCTAGACATAAAATTCTTTTGAATCGGTGGACAGTCTTTTGAATCGAcacttttttttaaaatttttgcattttctcaaaaaaaaaaatcatgaacaataTATTTTACGAACAttttattagatgcatgaacagaTTTTGAAATCATGACTATCTTTTTACTCAACAAAGTTGTTTTGAACCTATGAGGGTTGTTTAAAATAAGGGAACACGTTTTCAATTTTAAAATTTCTGTGAAAATTTTCTAAAATTTTATGGAATTTTTTTCAGATTGTTGAATATGTTTTGAATGTacaatcatttgattttatttccCGAGCATTGTTTCCTAATCAGAAATATATTTTATAATTTGCGAATAGTTTTCTAAAACCACCAACATTTTTTCAATCGCGAAAATATTGTGATTTCCCAAACCttttttgaattcacatacattttatgatttctcaagcATGTTTTTGAAAATCTCAACTTTTAAAAATTTGGAAATCCCGAATTTGTTTAAAGAAGGAAGAAaccaaaataagaaacaaaaacaaaatgaaaaaaagtTAGGAGAGTCAGCCGcgcagatgggccggcccatgaacacATAAGTGGGGAGGACTTGCGTTAGAAAAGGGATGAGAGATCGAACCCTGGTCTCCTGGGTGAAACAACTAGGCGTTAGCCACTTTGAAAAAAAAACAACGCAGTGCGACGGCGACTTCGAAAAAAAACAGAATCATTTTCTTCACTTATGGGTGACATAGTGGGTAATTTATGGCAACTTCGGGATTATTTATTATGACATGTGGGAAAGAAGCATTAGCcattttattattaggtaaagactagcgagctcgtgcgttgcaacgggtgaaaCAATCACACGTCTCTAACACAATAATTATGACTAGAATCCCCAATAGATTGACATACATTCCATTcatgttgccgcttatcctccttcccaCTCTAGTCGACGGTGGCATCAACGCTCACACAATTATAACACATTTGAATGTGATCAATTATAAGGTGTCTATCTCCACATAAGATGAGACATCTGCTTTCTTTTTCTCATTGGAGATTTTGCCGAGGCGTGCATCTGTGGTTGTAGATGGTTTCTTTCGTCTCCAAACTGATTATGTTGAGATGTTGATTTCAAATACAGATCTACCGTACGAAACTAAGATGGATCGTGCGCTATTGATTAAACTTGCACCGTAActagcatttaaaaaaatgtttaacgTGTAAaacaacatcatatttagattctacatatttttgtaatcaattttttatatataacaTGTGAAAATTGAAGTTAGGGTTTAAGaaatatgaatattttttaaaagcatttgaatctgtcaaaaaaatattatttttgagaTGAACTATGGGTTGATTACTAACATATCAGGTTTTTTTTTGCATAAGTAAAATATTTTCCGGACTCACATAAAACAGGACCACGGATTAATTAAACGAAAGGTCAGTGAGTTTTCTTCAAAAAGGTGAACCGCTTTTTAGTCTCATTTAAAATAGGACCCCGGGTCGATTTCTAAAAAGAACAAGCGGTTTTCTACAAACATCGCAACTGACAGGCAGAAACACTTCTTGCTTTATTAGTGGCTATAAATTTATTTCCCCATTCACTTGGACTCCGGCCTTTGTAGAAACGAATTCTCTAGAACTTTTGCTTAAAAAGATTCGGAGTTTTCTCACACAAGTTGTGGCAAAAGCAAACTCTCAACAAAGCATAGGCTTTTTTGGCTTCTACTAGGAAAtgcgcacgtgcaacgcacgttaaATATTTAGGCAATATGTAAATCACATGCGGATTTTAGGTATGTTATTATTTGTGTGTTAAACCCGTGATTAGTGTAATATTTGGGATGCTATTAATTGCACGTTAAACACGTTTAACGCTCGCCATtggagcagtctaggtcgttggattaacTTAGTTCGATGGTTGAGATcagttggatctgcccctttgggcctttttatattggtatagatagtATGAGCTTATTATCCGATCTGCCTGGTGAAAAGTCTATAAAACTTTTTATTGTAGTTATGTTCTGATTAAATGATGTTGAGTTATTTCATACTGTTTTACCGCAGATATGAAAACAAATTGAATTCCCAACATGCTAAGCCCAAGGAGCTAAAAATGATGATTGGCAATACACATGTTTAACCAGATTATTTACTGAAATTAACAATTTGGAACTTTTCAGCCGCAAAGAGAACATACATGACGTCTAAGAGAATATACCATTAAAAATGGGAAATTATAACTGGCAATATCAGTTTCTTGGGCCTCGCAGCGAATGCCCTCAAAGCCGTTTGATCATGATTGAACGAACAACAATCTTTTTGCAGAGTGTGGTAATTTTTCTGCTTTTTTTGTGCTACCTCGCAATTTTCGCCTTCGATCATGGCAGATCCTACGAAGTTGCCATGACAACTTTAGTTGGTTTGGCATGGAAGTTCAACATTCGCTGCAAAAAACACTCCCAAAAGTACTTCCCTAAGATATTGCGGTCCTTAAAAAAATTCATGTATTTGGTAGGTAATTAGTGAAAACATATTTAATTTTGTGAAGGAAATATTTTTATGTCGAAGAAAATAGTTCTTAGTTTCCAATGACATGCAAATAGAAAGATAGCAACCAAAGTCGTATCGTGAAAACGGTAGCATATCTAAAATGCGAAAATTACTCATACAAAGGATGTTGGAATACCCATGTCCTGGGGGCATTCTCGCTAGCGAGTGCCCTCTGTGTCGTCCGATCTGCACACGCCTCGCGTCGATGCCTACCTGGTGCCCTCCCCGCCATCCAATAGGGCGAATGCGCTCCTCACCGAGCCCGGGGCCTCTAGGGTCCACGACGCATGGCCCCATGGCGTGTGCGAGGCCGCCCTGTCTACCGCTTGTTGCCCTCGACCTGAGTCTGCCGTTTCGTTCACTTGTTTCGGGCATATGATGTTTGGGCTATCGGGTAGAGGTGACCATTGTGCATGGAGCCTTGccaactgtgtgtgtgtgtgtgttgggcggCTTGTACGTCTTTCTTGGACCCCACCCAGCTATCCTGCCCAACACCCAATTGGTTCTTCGGGCCGGCGTGTCTGGAAACGTCGCGGAGCCGATATCTTGCTGGTTGGATAAGCTGGGTTCGTTCCTTTGGTCCGTGCCCGGTTGTTTCGGTTTGGTTCCTGCCTATCCGCCCATCTGGTCCTATCTGACCAGTGTCCGGATGGATCTGTGTTCATTCCTTTTGAATGGTTTTATCTAGCTGTTGCCTGCATGAAGTTATTTCTGTTCCGTCCAGCTTATCATATCTGGTCGATGTCCGTATGAAGCTTTGTTCATTCTGTGTTTCTTTGGTCGGTAGACCGCCATGTATCCTCTCACCTACCCCTGCGTAAATGTTGGTTTACCGACGAAGCAGAAATGGAAAATAAGCACATTCTGGTAACTCCATTATTTATTGAAAAAGAACGGAACGTAAACTTATGAAGCATCACAAAATTATGTAGGAAGCAAGAAAAAATGTTGTGCACTAGCAGCAAGTAGAAGAAAAAAGCTGAGCCAAGTTTCCCAAAATTAGCATGCGTACCAAGCATTATCAAATTACCTATGAAGCAACTAAATTTATAATAAAACAAAAGAATTATGTCTATAAACTAGTCTTGCTGCATTGAAAACAAAAcaattatttttttaaaaatagaTTGAATCAAGTGCCTATCACAATGGAAGCAAATTATTCTATCCATGGAAGCATTGTTCGTTGTGGTGGAAGCTAATAATTACATTTCAAATTCTCCTACCCAGTTATCCTTGTTGCAAAGAAAAATACGAAGCGGAAAGCATGTAGGCGGATGGAGTACGAAGAGTATGGCAGATCACATTTGCTTGACAGAAGGGAAGCAACAATTAGCGGAGATCCAACATCTAACCACCCAGGCCCACGTTTCACGCACGTTAATATCCACTAGTAAGCTTGCACATGCAACACACGTCTCAATTTGCACATGCCTAAGTAAACCATGACGAACATGCATTTAAAGTACCCAAGATTAGATCAACGGTGGGCAAAGGGACAATATATTGCTCATGAAACGGACTATGAGCAGGAAATAAATATAATATAAAATGAATAAACAATTGGTAAAAGAGCATATGACTACAAATAAACGACGAATTCTGGTGGAGTATATCGAACATAACGTTTTGGACAACAATGTCCAACCATCTTTTGACTTATGTAGACTCACTTCAAATCTGATTGTGAGATATCTTCTATTACAAGGCGCTAATGCATAATAATAAAATGGAAAGGGGTTATAAAAACCAAGCAATAAATTCACTTGTACAACACTATCTTATCTCCGTTGAAATGTATTTTATTGTCTTCATCCTATTTATCCTTATTCACTACTGAAAAGGTATTGAGCTGCTCATTGGTCCGCACGCAACATTGGAGACCAATACTTTCATAGTAAATCAGTAAAATAGAAGATGATTCGCAAGCATGTCTCATATTTGCCATATACTTGAAGTACTTACTGACAATGTAAGTTAATTATAACAAAAAAGGCAAATTACATTCATATATAATACGATATGGTACCATACTTTACAAGTTACTTTTGTTAGCTAGCAATCAGAAAATTATATATCTCAGTTGAAATAAAACGCTAGTACAGCAACTCAAGAACCTATTCAGCCATGTTGACACCAACCAGCACAAAAAGGTTGCTAAACCTGAAAAATAAGTGAAGGATAGAACACCATGCCGTGAATGCAACCTGTAAATTGCACTGCCCATTAAAATAGATATAACCTATGCCCATAGAATTAGTGAGAAGGGCGAGATAATGTGCTACTATGTCAATCTATTTTGAAACACACTGTTAGGAAATAGCAGCCGTcacaaactgctttcatgccagactggaacatccttgaaggggtggtggtcctgcatgaaacgctccatgaaatccatacgaaaaaactagatggggttgttttcaaagtggatttcgagaaagcataCGACACAGTCAAATAGCCATTCCTCCAACAAGCGTTGAGGATGAAAGGTTTTGATCCAGCCTGAAGAAAACAGGtggaatctttcacgcaaaaaggaagTGTTGGAATTAGAGTGAATGATGATATAGGTCGCTATTTCCAAACACATAAGGGCTTGAGACAAGGAGATCCAATGtcacctattctgttcaacattgtaGTCGACATGTTGACGATTCTAATAGGGAGGGCTAAGGATGCTGGCCAAGTAGGTAGTTTggtacctcatctagttgatggaggtgtatctGTCCTACAGTACgcagatgatacaatcatctttatggagcatgacttggtaaAAGAAAGAAACATGAAGCtgctgttatgcttatttgaaaaaTTGACCGGACGAAAAATCAATTTCCACAAGAgcaaattgttctgttttggaagagccaatgaggaacaagaggtGTATAAGCAATTGTTCGGTTGtgaattgggggctttacctttcacgtatttaggtatacccattcatcatcaTAAGCTAACAAATAGAGAATGAaagtgcattgaggatcgatttgagaagaaatTGGGCTACTGGAAGGGCAAATTGATGTCGTATGGAGGCCGTTTAATTCTCATTAATTCGATGCTCACAAGTATGCCCATGTTTCTATTGTCTTTTTTCGAGGTACCAGTCAGAGTTCGGAAAAGACTTGATTTCTATCGATCCCGTTTTTTCTGGCAAAGTGATGACCCAAAGAGGAAGTATAGACTAGCTAAGTGGGACATTATTTGTTGACCGAAgaaccaagggggtctaggtatcgAAAATCTAGAGGTGAAGAACAAATGTCTTCTTAGCAAATGGTTGTATAAGCTTTCTCGAGAGACCGAGGCCACATGGGCAcagattctgcgtaataagtacctcCAATCCAAAACTTTATCCCAGGTGACAATGAGGCCGATggattcgcctttctggaaaggactgatgagagttaAATCGGTTTTTCTTAGTCGGTCCAAGTTTGTCGTCGGTAACGGTACTtctacgagattctgggaggatacttggctagggGACAGGCCTCTCGCGCTTCAGTATCCTTCTCTCTATAGTATTGTTCAACGGAGAGATGCAACCGTTGAATCGGTATGTCAGTCCACGCCTCTAAATATCAGCTTCAGGAGAGCGTTAGCCGGTAACCGTTGGAaagcttggctccatcttgtgagaagattgatgaATGTTCAACTCTCTCAATGTCCgaatcagttgtgttggaagcctACTAGGAATGGAGAATTcacggttaaatccatgtatttggatgtcATTAATTCTAGTTCTATTCCTACCTCGAAACATGTTTGGTATGTCAAAGTTCCCTTGagagttaaagtgtttatgtggtttgtacacaaacgagtcattttaaccaaggataacttgATTAAGCGCAACTGGATTGGATCCTCTCGATGTAGCTTTTGTGACACGGATGAAACAATCGGacacctctttctcgattgtccTTTGGCAAAGATTCTTTGGCAATTGGTTAACACAGCCTTCAATATTACTCCTGCAAATAATattaacacgttatttgggacgtggctggaTGGGATTGAGTCCCAAATaaaaagacacattcgtgtaggagtatgtgctttattatgggctatCTAGAATTGcaaaaatgatttggtctttaacagaacaataaatactcattttttgcaggttatctttcgagccactgcgttgatccgtatgtagTCGTTACTCACTCCGACGAAGACCAGGAAGCGTTtagttactggatctatccgctgggagatggtagtaCGTACGGGATATTTTCAgccggcactactaggaaaaggcatgctagtggtgcacggaatttgccttctaatggcgcactaccggtgcgccactggcatcacgccattagaatta from Triticum aestivum cultivar Chinese Spring chromosome 4A, IWGSC CS RefSeq v2.1, whole genome shotgun sequence harbors:
- the LOC123082062 gene encoding small polypeptide ROTUNDIFOLIA LIKE 1-like is translated as MEENKQHIWKKMSTAKQYKDGRLPGKETPEKRGSQGRRRELRRSASLPVRVASAAREQRARLYIMRRCVSMLVSSCWKNYP